In the genome of Taurinivorans muris, one region contains:
- a CDS encoding tyrosine-type recombinase/integrase, with amino-acid sequence MYLTIFYSTSLVFFCAETTKKDLYRKNGKLIEEKVGGQFKDNMTPAKASSIRGLRIEGSIPTNNEKRERIRQEKLKEKSSYSFIRLFSLFEESERENRSLKDDRIRFSLHIAPLIGKKAISELTTQDIEKIRRKMEKEGKSPQTVKHVLTLIKRLVNYALKNGYIESVPATLHFDMPAVDNKVTENLTAKQVAKLLQVLDEEEDIVMASLIRLALFTGMRRSALLNLQWTDLDFERNSIMLRGDVAKKKKTEYIPMNEQAKAILLSVPKTTSPYVFPGRDDDKPRVNITAVLKRVKEKAGLPESFRPLHGLRHSFASWLANSGQVSMYELQKLLTHSSPLMTQRYAHLHDEALKRASNLTTNLFTTKEKE; translated from the coding sequence TTGTATCTAACTATTTTTTATTCCACCAGCTTAGTTTTTTTTTGTGCTGAAACGACAAAAAAAGACTTATACCGCAAAAATGGAAAATTGATTGAAGAAAAAGTCGGCGGGCAATTTAAGGATAATATGACGCCTGCAAAAGCTTCCAGCATACGAGGGCTACGCATTGAAGGGTCTATCCCTACCAATAATGAAAAAAGGGAACGTATCAGGCAGGAAAAGCTTAAAGAAAAAAGTTCGTATTCTTTTATCCGTTTGTTCAGTCTGTTTGAAGAATCAGAGCGTGAAAACAGAAGTCTGAAAGACGACAGAATCCGATTTAGTCTGCATATTGCCCCGCTTATCGGCAAAAAAGCCATTTCGGAACTTACGACACAGGATATAGAAAAAATCCGCCGAAAAATGGAAAAAGAGGGGAAATCCCCGCAAACCGTGAAACACGTGCTGACGCTTATTAAGCGGCTTGTCAATTATGCCTTGAAAAACGGATATATTGAGTCTGTTCCTGCGACCTTGCATTTTGATATGCCCGCTGTTGACAACAAAGTAACCGAAAATCTAACGGCGAAACAGGTTGCTAAGCTTTTGCAGGTTCTTGACGAGGAAGAAGATATTGTCATGGCATCCCTTATCCGTCTTGCACTGTTTACAGGTATGCGAAGAAGTGCCCTGCTGAATTTGCAGTGGACAGACCTTGATTTTGAGCGGAACAGTATTATGCTGCGCGGTGATGTGGCAAAAAAGAAAAAGACGGAATATATTCCCATGAACGAACAGGCAAAAGCCATTTTGCTTTCTGTGCCGAAAACGACAAGTCCTTATGTTTTTCCGGGCCGTGACGATGATAAGCCAAGGGTTAATATAACTGCCGTGTTAAAACGGGTAAAGGAAAAAGCAGGGCTTCCCGAAAGTTTTCGTCCTCTGCATGGCTTGCGTCATTCTTTTGCGTCTTGGCTTGCCAATTCGGGACAGGTTTCCATGTATGAACTGCAAAAGCTTTTGACACATTCAAGCCCGCTTATGACCCAGCGTTATGCCCATTTGCACGATGAGGCATTAAAGCGAGCTTCAAATTTGACGACTAATCTTTTTACCACAAAAGAAAAGGAATAA
- a CDS encoding DUF6371 domain-containing protein codes for MQGGEGNSCKTNIETGLGSDFATGQTWANIIDLAGKVWGCSFYESAKELARKYGREEIFESGSVKQYDEELIPIVPVLLNAPRPYKSHPQYGYAQKQWFYKDMENQLLMCVSRFETDKGKFILPQIYAKTLQGNPKWYWKALYKQRPLYGLQNLKQDRKVLLVEGEKTADKAQELLPDYAVLTWSGGSGAVSKTNFSPVYNQELIVWPDNDEPGFKACFELAKVLQDYSAIKFVLPPAVLPDKWDLADELPENMEVRKLLADAVSFQEFSHAAFLRYPALAKKYEVTEMQETEDFDIREWPKFSFEACPGFLGDFVHLATENSEADPAAVCITALVRFCAEVYGFAPQKGPHFYISEKLHPPKLFAVICGNSSKARKGTSK; via the coding sequence TTGCAGGGCGGGGAAGGCAATTCCTGTAAAACCAATATAGAAACAGGACTTGGCAGTGATTTTGCCACAGGGCAGACTTGGGCAAATATTATTGATTTGGCAGGTAAAGTATGGGGCTGTTCATTTTATGAATCAGCCAAAGAATTGGCAAGGAAATACGGCAGAGAAGAAATTTTTGAGTCAGGTTCTGTAAAACAGTATGACGAAGAACTGATACCGATTGTTCCCGTGCTGTTAAATGCACCGCGGCCCTATAAATCCCACCCGCAATATGGATATGCCCAAAAGCAGTGGTTTTATAAGGATATGGAGAATCAGCTTTTAATGTGTGTTTCCCGCTTTGAAACAGACAAAGGTAAATTTATTCTTCCGCAGATTTATGCTAAGACCTTGCAGGGCAACCCAAAATGGTACTGGAAGGCACTTTACAAACAGCGTCCTTTGTATGGACTGCAAAACTTAAAACAAGATAGAAAGGTTTTATTGGTGGAAGGCGAAAAAACAGCCGATAAAGCACAGGAGCTTTTGCCGGATTATGCTGTTTTGACATGGAGCGGAGGAAGCGGCGCAGTTTCAAAAACGAATTTTTCTCCTGTGTATAATCAAGAACTTATTGTATGGCCTGACAATGATGAACCTGGTTTTAAAGCTTGTTTTGAACTTGCCAAGGTTTTGCAGGATTATTCGGCGATAAAATTTGTTCTTCCTCCTGCCGTGCTTCCCGATAAATGGGACTTGGCAGATGAACTGCCTGAAAATATGGAGGTGCGGAAACTTCTTGCAGATGCGGTTTCTTTTCAGGAATTTTCTCATGCGGCATTTTTGCGTTATCCTGCTTTGGCTAAAAAGTATGAAGTAACGGAAATGCAGGAAACGGAAGATTTTGACATACGGGAATGGCCTAAATTCAGTTTTGAGGCGTGTCCCGGTTTTTTAGGGGACTTTGTTCACCTTGCAACGGAAAACAGTGAAGCAGACCCTGCGGCAGTATGCATAACCGCTTTAGTTCGTTTTTGTGCGGAAGTGTACGGTTTTGCCCCGCAAAAAGGCCCGCATTTTTATATCAGCGAAAAGCTGCACCCGCCGAAGCTTTTTGCCGTTATCTGCGGAAATTCCAGCAAAGCCCGCAAAGGAACGTCAAAATAG
- a CDS encoding plasmid mobilization protein encodes MIKNKTPNNMTGEKTLKTSWIKIRVTPQEKLLLVQKAALQGMSLTDFIRVRTLNYRQRQHPLSKEYLFQLARIGANLNQLAKWANTYKSKTEALEVVLALADFEKELHALHRQEE; translated from the coding sequence ATGATAAAAAATAAAACTCCAAATAATATGACAGGCGAAAAAACTTTAAAAACTTCATGGATAAAAATCAGGGTTACTCCGCAGGAAAAACTTTTGCTTGTGCAGAAAGCGGCGTTGCAAGGCATGAGCCTGACAGATTTTATTCGCGTGCGGACATTGAATTACAGACAGCGTCAGCACCCACTATCCAAAGAATATTTATTTCAGCTTGCCCGTATAGGCGCAAATCTCAATCAGCTTGCAAAGTGGGCAAATACGTATAAGTCCAAGACAGAAGCCTTGGAAGTTGTGCTTGCCCTTGCTGATTTTGAAAAGGAACTGCACGCTCTGCACAGACAGGAGGAATGA
- a CDS encoding SLC13 family permease, which produces MLERFSNGGLMSQTNAKMDFLSANQLLVKWLVSLAIPTIVYFMLPIDGKTMTHEMGMFLAITIFMVVIWAFGLVNEIATGIVLPVLYVALCHVPAKVIYAGWLSDVPNTVIGGFILCKILQTTGLGKRIGLGCMYAMKGSFVGVIWGLATAIYIVSPFIPSANGKSLIFCAIVISLCEALDIKKKSTEATALMMAAFLAVTSSKLCYLTGGGDLVIGMNLVNGVTGGTVTWFEYALWNLVPATVYTIMSVGIVVFLLPSKMDKEALKQVLVSRYNELGVMSKQEKIATAFFIFTLILLVTDKFHGLAPGMSLCLVACISFLPKIELMDADKIKTVNFGPLFFIMGCMAIGGAGNYLKVTQWMADGTFGYFHGLGDFGAGLAAYVVGVVGNFILTPLAATASFSAPLAELGLNIGVEPRIVYFSFVYGFDNIIFPYETAPLLLFYGFGYIHFAKMVKVLAVRILLVMPFLLLVAIPWWKFIF; this is translated from the coding sequence TTGCTTGAGCGGTTTTCTAACGGAGGTCTTATGTCGCAAACAAACGCAAAAATGGATTTTCTGAGTGCAAACCAATTATTGGTAAAATGGCTTGTATCGCTTGCCATTCCTACGATTGTTTATTTTATGCTACCTATTGACGGTAAGACGATGACCCATGAAATGGGCATGTTTTTAGCTATTACCATTTTTATGGTTGTTATTTGGGCTTTCGGTCTGGTCAATGAAATCGCAACCGGTATCGTGCTGCCTGTTCTGTATGTGGCTTTGTGCCATGTTCCTGCAAAAGTTATTTATGCGGGCTGGCTTTCTGACGTTCCCAACACTGTTATCGGCGGTTTTATTTTATGTAAAATTTTGCAGACAACAGGACTGGGGAAACGTATAGGGTTAGGCTGCATGTATGCCATGAAAGGTTCCTTTGTGGGCGTTATTTGGGGACTTGCAACAGCTATTTATATTGTTTCTCCCTTTATCCCCTCTGCAAATGGTAAAAGTTTGATTTTCTGCGCCATTGTCATCAGCCTTTGCGAAGCACTCGATATCAAGAAAAAAAGTACGGAAGCGACGGCGCTGATGATGGCTGCATTTTTGGCTGTAACCAGCTCAAAACTTTGTTATCTGACTGGCGGCGGGGACTTGGTTATCGGTATGAATTTGGTGAACGGCGTAACTGGCGGAACAGTTACCTGGTTTGAATATGCTTTATGGAACTTAGTACCTGCAACTGTTTATACCATTATGAGTGTGGGCATTGTTGTTTTCCTGCTTCCATCAAAAATGGATAAAGAGGCATTAAAACAAGTTCTTGTTTCCCGTTATAATGAACTTGGAGTCATGTCAAAACAAGAAAAGATTGCAACAGCTTTCTTTATTTTTACTTTGATATTGCTTGTAACGGATAAGTTCCATGGTCTTGCTCCCGGTATGTCCCTTTGCCTGGTTGCTTGTATCAGCTTCCTGCCAAAAATAGAGCTTATGGACGCAGACAAGATTAAAACCGTGAACTTTGGACCATTGTTCTTCATTATGGGGTGTATGGCTATTGGCGGTGCAGGCAATTATCTTAAAGTAACGCAATGGATGGCTGACGGTACCTTTGGCTATTTCCATGGACTTGGCGATTTTGGCGCTGGCTTAGCTGCTTATGTTGTTGGGGTGGTTGGCAACTTTATTTTGACTCCGCTTGCGGCAACAGCTTCTTTCTCGGCACCTCTTGCTGAACTTGGCCTGAATATTGGTGTTGAACCAAGAATTGTATATTTCTCCTTTGTCTATGGTTTTGATAATATTATCTTCCCATACGAAACAGCGCCGCTCTTGCTGTTCTACGGCTTCGGCTATATCCATTTTGCAAAAATGGTGAAAGTACTGGCGGTAAGAATTTTGCTGGTCATGCCCTTCCTGCTTCTGGTCGCCATTCCGTGGTGGAAATTCATTTTCTAA
- a CDS encoding ATP-binding protein has translation MPPLINNELCIVCKKCADICPLDVIKYQDGAVVVLYPDECWHCRACVMDCPKQAISMRYPLSHMLLHYDAPKTIKRCDHEH, from the coding sequence ATGCCACCACTAATAAACAATGAATTGTGTATTGTTTGTAAAAAATGTGCAGACATTTGTCCGCTTGACGTCATTAAATACCAAGATGGCGCCGTTGTTGTGCTCTATCCGGACGAATGCTGGCATTGCCGCGCATGTGTCATGGATTGCCCAAAACAAGCAATCAGCATGCGTTATCCGCTTTCCCATATGCTTCTGCACTATGATGCTCCCAAAACCATAAAAAGGTGCGACCATGAACATTAA
- a CDS encoding FAD-binding protein, whose amino-acid sequence MNINIDEQIVKTDFLIIGGGISGLQAGITAAELGLDTLILEKADTRRSGNGCGGNDHFLCYLPEYHGDNFEEIMAEVKETLVGGNQDNNLFRLMLERSADLIHKWESYGINMRPTGTWNFEGHAMPGRRRYHLKYDGSNQKACLTKAAQKAGAKIMNKIVVNEVLVNEAGHFAGAIGIDIREDEPRIIIFQAKTGLICVGEAMRMYPGNNPAYLFNTSHCPANAGSGAAMALRAGARLVNLDLPSRHAGPKYFTRSGKGTWIGALTDLNGKIVGPFVKDIHVSRELPDPTSDVWKDCFIKMMDSGKGPVFMNCTGISEDDLAHMRNALVSEGCTSINEYLDQYGIDLRKSMIEFGQYEHMFYMNGIDVDESSMTTIPGLYASGMSVGNVRGDITSAAVFGDYAAGAAAKHVKNVPEYDVLNLQSKIQEKVALYRQLMRNEAGAHWKEANSTLQKIMDEYVGTRIRSATLLTAGRKYINDLRGYAKKMLKAENSHELMRCLEVLDLLDLAEACAISALDRQESRGAYHKRSDFPFTNPLLNNKFQTVTLTPEGLQTKFRERIR is encoded by the coding sequence ATGAACATTAACATCGACGAACAAATTGTAAAAACCGATTTCCTTATCATTGGCGGCGGCATAAGCGGTCTTCAAGCCGGCATAACAGCCGCGGAACTTGGCTTGGATACCCTCATTCTGGAAAAAGCGGATACGCGGCGATCCGGCAACGGCTGTGGCGGCAATGACCACTTTTTATGTTACCTTCCCGAATACCATGGTGATAATTTTGAAGAAATTATGGCAGAGGTCAAAGAAACGCTGGTCGGCGGCAATCAAGACAACAATCTTTTCAGGCTCATGCTGGAACGTTCAGCCGATCTTATCCACAAATGGGAATCTTACGGAATCAACATGCGTCCAACCGGCACATGGAATTTTGAAGGTCATGCCATGCCGGGACGCCGCCGTTATCATCTGAAATATGACGGTTCCAACCAAAAAGCCTGTCTCACGAAAGCAGCCCAAAAAGCCGGTGCCAAAATCATGAACAAAATAGTGGTCAACGAAGTGCTGGTCAATGAAGCAGGTCACTTTGCAGGGGCTATCGGCATAGATATCCGCGAAGACGAACCAAGAATTATAATTTTCCAAGCCAAGACAGGATTGATTTGCGTGGGCGAGGCAATGCGCATGTACCCCGGCAACAATCCGGCATATCTGTTCAACACATCCCATTGCCCCGCCAATGCCGGCAGCGGTGCAGCCATGGCTCTTCGAGCCGGGGCGCGGCTGGTGAATTTGGATCTGCCAAGCCGGCATGCCGGACCCAAATATTTCACCCGTTCCGGCAAAGGAACTTGGATTGGCGCCCTTACGGATCTCAACGGCAAAATTGTCGGGCCATTTGTCAAGGACATTCATGTAAGCCGCGAACTTCCGGACCCGACAAGCGATGTCTGGAAAGACTGTTTCATAAAAATGATGGATTCAGGCAAAGGACCGGTATTCATGAACTGCACGGGTATCAGCGAAGATGATCTGGCACATATGCGTAACGCGCTGGTTTCAGAAGGATGCACCTCCATTAATGAATACCTCGACCAATACGGCATTGATTTGCGTAAAAGCATGATTGAATTCGGTCAATATGAACACATGTTTTATATGAATGGCATAGATGTGGACGAAAGCTCCATGACAACCATTCCCGGTTTATACGCTTCCGGCATGTCCGTGGGCAATGTGCGCGGCGACATTACGTCAGCCGCCGTATTCGGCGATTATGCCGCTGGAGCAGCTGCGAAACATGTGAAAAATGTACCGGAATACGATGTTCTGAACCTACAAAGCAAAATTCAGGAAAAAGTTGCCTTGTACCGCCAGCTCATGCGAAATGAAGCAGGGGCACATTGGAAAGAAGCCAACTCCACCTTGCAAAAAATCATGGATGAATATGTAGGCACAAGAATACGTTCGGCAACCCTGCTCACAGCAGGCAGAAAATATATCAATGACTTGCGCGGCTATGCAAAAAAAATGCTCAAAGCGGAAAATTCCCACGAGCTGATGCGTTGTCTGGAGGTGTTGGATTTACTGGATTTAGCGGAAGCCTGTGCCATTTCAGCTCTGGACAGACAGGAAAGCCGGGGCGCCTATCATAAACGAAGCGATTTCCCATTCACAAACCCTTTGCTCAACAATAAATTCCAGACAGTCACCCTTACCCCAGAGGGATTGCAAACAAAATTCCGCGAAAGAATACGCTGA
- a CDS encoding LysR family transcriptional regulator, with protein MNLTQLRAIVYIDIYKSLSKSAAKLFISQASLSIAIKKLEEELGCEIIKRSPIGVHLTEKGKEILKHAQVICTEIDAITNMNKNGTPQNINISVGVSSYLCNMIATRAMLKTNASTPELNIKINDIRTSASNIFEVISGKFDLALLQFGRIGKNILLPATIENINIKTHYLASDSINVAVPKTHPLAAGTTCTLEELTKYPYITSKDTEEDAFYFYLKENGYDRRILQVNHILNHNIATSTNGFWVGTHTGMVKMRADMKSDIHLLNIEDCEFRYDIMYICKNSTLLTPMAEFVETIRQEAEILIKTDQSCAPA; from the coding sequence ATGAATCTTACACAACTGCGGGCTATTGTTTATATAGATATTTACAAATCGCTGTCAAAATCCGCAGCCAAGCTGTTCATTTCCCAAGCTTCGTTAAGCATAGCCATAAAGAAGCTGGAAGAAGAGCTTGGCTGTGAAATTATTAAACGCTCGCCCATAGGGGTCCACCTTACGGAAAAAGGGAAAGAAATCCTAAAACATGCTCAAGTTATCTGCACTGAAATTGATGCGATAACAAACATGAATAAAAACGGAACTCCCCAAAATATAAATATTTCCGTTGGTGTTTCTTCCTATCTCTGCAATATGATTGCCACTCGTGCCATGCTGAAAACCAACGCTTCCACCCCGGAACTGAATATAAAAATCAATGACATTCGTACAAGTGCCAGCAATATTTTTGAAGTGATTTCCGGTAAATTCGATCTCGCCCTGCTTCAGTTCGGCCGCATAGGAAAAAACATACTGCTGCCTGCGACTATTGAAAATATTAACATAAAAACCCATTACTTGGCTTCGGACAGTATCAATGTGGCAGTGCCAAAAACCCACCCGCTGGCAGCCGGCACAACCTGCACGCTGGAAGAACTGACAAAATATCCGTATATCACCAGCAAAGATACGGAAGAGGACGCCTTTTATTTCTACCTCAAGGAAAACGGCTACGACCGCCGTATTTTGCAGGTCAACCACATACTCAATCACAACATAGCCACCAGCACCAACGGATTTTGGGTCGGCACCCATACAGGAATGGTCAAAATGCGGGCGGATATGAAAAGCGATATTCATCTTCTGAACATTGAAGACTGCGAATTCCGCTATGACATCATGTACATCTGTAAAAATTCCACGCTGTTAACTCCAATGGCGGAATTTGTGGAAACAATCAGACAAGAGGCAGAAATTCTCATAAAAACAGATCAATCTTGCGCTCCGGCATAA
- a CDS encoding SLC13 family permease, whose amino-acid sequence MSAELLFLISLVLALVLGFLFKVNIGYFALTFAFANGMFIYDLPIKKIAGLWPIYLFLMLFIVTAFYGFAISNGTLVKLAEKIIYSSRNRPTQLPIVLFFICMMFAGTGAGAPATFAFLSPLVMTICIKSQISRVLATVLICCGATIGSQFPFSVGGIIIQQVAENTGFRNEGMAMCMNVLMNCLITMSIFFIITYFVTGGHKTKKVEIDKPEPFTEVQKKTLWIVGLVFLCTVIPAMLKVFMPDSAVIKKIASFCDITVTCTVGIILCSIFKAAKEKDAIDKVPFSIIIMICAMGTLIGTAVSGGLVNSLSSWVQTNITSSAAPYFLLAAACTMSFFVATLGVVIPTLALLIVPLAASTGIEPIILFSLISVGGFYTGSSPFSTCGAMALAGLEDQHEADVLFKKLLLLPVVSLIWLEFCLYTGILGNWVG is encoded by the coding sequence ATGAGTGCAGAACTCCTCTTTTTAATATCCCTTGTGCTGGCTTTGGTCCTCGGCTTCCTATTCAAAGTCAATATCGGTTACTTCGCCCTGACCTTCGCTTTTGCCAACGGCATGTTCATCTATGACCTGCCGATAAAAAAAATTGCCGGGCTATGGCCGATTTACCTCTTTTTGATGCTGTTCATTGTCACGGCGTTTTACGGTTTCGCCATATCCAACGGCACCCTCGTAAAACTGGCGGAAAAAATTATTTACAGCAGCCGCAACAGACCGACGCAGTTACCCATTGTGCTGTTTTTTATCTGCATGATGTTTGCGGGAACCGGTGCCGGTGCACCTGCCACATTCGCATTTCTTTCCCCCTTGGTAATGACCATTTGCATAAAATCACAAATTTCAAGAGTGCTTGCCACGGTGCTTATCTGCTGCGGCGCAACCATCGGCTCACAATTTCCGTTCAGCGTCGGCGGCATAATCATTCAGCAGGTAGCTGAAAATACCGGTTTCCGCAATGAAGGTATGGCAATGTGCATGAATGTGCTTATGAACTGCCTGATAACCATGTCCATATTTTTTATCATCACCTATTTTGTCACAGGCGGCCACAAAACGAAAAAGGTGGAAATCGACAAACCGGAACCTTTTACCGAAGTTCAAAAAAAGACCTTATGGATAGTCGGTCTGGTTTTTCTCTGCACCGTCATTCCTGCCATGCTCAAGGTTTTCATGCCGGATTCGGCGGTAATTAAAAAAATCGCTTCCTTTTGCGACATCACCGTTACTTGCACTGTCGGTATCATACTATGTAGCATTTTTAAAGCAGCCAAAGAAAAAGACGCCATTGACAAGGTGCCGTTTTCCATTATAATCATGATTTGCGCCATGGGCACACTGATTGGTACCGCAGTTTCGGGCGGTCTTGTCAACAGCCTCTCCTCTTGGGTACAAACAAATATAACCAGCTCCGCAGCTCCTTATTTCCTGCTGGCGGCTGCCTGTACCATGAGCTTCTTCGTAGCCACGCTGGGCGTGGTCATTCCCACGCTTGCCCTGCTGATTGTGCCACTTGCCGCCAGTACCGGCATTGAACCCATCATTCTGTTCTCGCTGATTTCCGTAGGGGGCTTCTACACCGGATCTTCTCCGTTTTCAACCTGCGGTGCGATGGCTCTTGCAGGACTTGAAGATCAGCATGAGGCAGACGTTCTTTTCAAAAAACTGCTGCTCCTGCCTGTTGTCAGCCTCATTTGGCTTGAATTTTGCCTATACACAGGTATTTTGGGAAACTGGGTTGGATAA